From the genome of Candidatus Anoxymicrobium japonicum, one region includes:
- the ispH gene encoding 4-hydroxy-3-methylbut-2-enyl diphosphate reductase produces the protein MLYLEHMAINIEVTRDSSFCPGVDRAFKIAEKILLEKGGRTFSVGPLIHNPEVVRRLGTLGLEVIDPDDARLPDLRGHNVVIRSHGIDTATEQKLQELGAVLVDATCPTVKRAQQATRRLLETGHRVVVLGAASHPEVRSIVGRAGGPVAVLQTANEAALWAEIETDRPAPVGIVCQTTISRDLLSAVRAVLAPVFDEITVMDTICASVTRRQEEASELAGRVDVMIVVGGRNSSNTSQLVEKCEAAAVPTHLIENASEIDPEWLEGVASAGVTGGASTPEWLIKETTEKLRALAS, from the coding sequence ATGCTTTATCTTGAACATATGGCGATAAACATTGAGGTCACACGGGACTCGTCTTTCTGCCCGGGCGTGGACAGGGCGTTCAAGATAGCGGAGAAAATTCTCCTCGAGAAGGGCGGCCGGACGTTCTCAGTCGGGCCGCTCATTCACAACCCCGAGGTCGTACGCAGGCTCGGCACGCTCGGTCTCGAGGTCATCGACCCTGACGACGCACGCCTTCCCGACTTGAGGGGGCACAACGTGGTGATACGCTCGCACGGGATTGACACCGCGACCGAACAGAAGCTCCAGGAGCTGGGCGCCGTCCTCGTGGACGCCACGTGCCCGACCGTCAAGCGCGCGCAGCAAGCCACTCGCAGACTGCTCGAGACAGGCCACCGGGTCGTGGTGCTTGGCGCCGCGAGCCACCCCGAGGTGCGCTCCATCGTCGGGCGCGCGGGTGGCCCGGTTGCTGTTCTTCAGACCGCGAATGAAGCGGCGCTATGGGCTGAAATCGAAACTGATCGTCCGGCGCCGGTAGGCATCGTTTGCCAGACCACCATCTCACGCGACCTGCTGAGCGCCGTGCGGGCCGTGCTGGCGCCGGTCTTTGATGAGATCACCGTGATGGATACGATTTGCGCTTCGGTCACCCGCCGCCAGGAGGAAGCGTCTGAGCTGGCCGGGCGGGTTGACGTCATGATAGTGGTCGGCGGCAGGAACTCGAGCAACACCTCGCAACTTGTCGAGAAGTGCGAAGCGGCGGCCGTACCGACCCACCTGATCGAGAACGCGTCGGAGATCGATCCTGAGTGGCTGGAGGGAGTCGCCTCGGCAGGCGTAACCGGCGGCGCTTCCACCCCTGAATGGCTGATAAAAGAAACAACGGAAAAACTCCGCGCTCTGGCCAGCTAA
- a CDS encoding 4Fe-4S ferredoxin, whose product MKDSTEKMLEMLGAENAETAVHAYLYGRYIPHYLYQMAKNTPLVQKKPEEEIPPEVEEILEILASKVLREILTVETSTYHGKIVPLELAEGLVTIQEDIDIRNISESIIPYPIARDIVLKNPDNIAVLDCACRHLQDNPCLPLDVCLIVGDPVASFAVEHGVSNARKITQPEALEILRAEHKRGHVHAAYFKDVVGGRFYAICNCCSCCCLGMQSWNKMRLPMVCASGYRARVAGECTGCGDCAEKCPFFAIEVDDDAAVVDSEKCMGCGVCEGACEAGAIRLALDPSKGEPLDIKALISWSNKGER is encoded by the coding sequence TTGAAAGACTCGACTGAAAAGATGTTGGAGATGCTGGGGGCCGAGAACGCGGAAACAGCCGTGCACGCTTACCTCTACGGGCGATACATCCCTCATTACCTGTACCAGATGGCAAAGAACACCCCGCTTGTCCAGAAAAAGCCTGAAGAGGAGATTCCCCCCGAGGTCGAGGAGATACTCGAGATTCTCGCAAGCAAAGTATTGCGAGAGATCCTTACCGTCGAGACCTCGACTTACCACGGCAAGATCGTACCGCTCGAGCTCGCGGAAGGCCTCGTGACGATCCAGGAAGATATCGACATCAGGAACATCTCCGAGTCGATAATCCCGTACCCGATCGCTCGTGATATCGTGCTTAAGAACCCGGATAATATTGCGGTGCTCGATTGCGCGTGCCGCCATTTGCAGGATAACCCGTGTCTCCCGCTTGACGTATGCCTCATAGTTGGAGACCCGGTCGCGTCATTCGCGGTGGAACACGGCGTCTCAAACGCTCGGAAGATCACACAGCCCGAGGCGCTCGAGATACTGCGCGCGGAGCACAAGCGCGGGCACGTGCACGCCGCCTACTTCAAGGACGTCGTCGGGGGGCGCTTCTACGCTATATGCAACTGCTGCTCGTGCTGCTGCCTGGGGATGCAGTCGTGGAACAAGATGCGCCTGCCGATGGTGTGCGCGAGCGGCTACCGCGCTCGAGTCGCCGGGGAGTGCACAGGTTGCGGCGACTGCGCCGAGAAATGCCCGTTCTTCGCCATCGAGGTGGACGATGACGCCGCCGTGGTGGACAGCGAGAAATGCATGGGCTGCGGCGTTTGCGAAGGCGCCTGCGAGGCCGGGGCGATACGCCTGGCGCTCGACCCGTCCAAAGGCGAGCCGCTTGACATAAAAGCGCTGATTTCATGGTCAAATAAAGGAGAAAGATAG
- a CDS encoding CoA transferase translates to MSLPLEGMRVLDLTRLLPGPYCTQLLADMGADVIKVEDPAGGDSLRSNPPVTKSGMSIHFHVLNRNKRSIALDLKRADGRELLMELAGTWANVLVEQFRPGVMDSLQLGYEMVREANPGIIYCSITGYGQDGPYRDAAGHDINYLGYAGVLGATGPAGGAPTLPGVQIADLGGGGMSGALSILIAYTHMMRTGEGQHVDVSMMDGSISWLSINTGEVLTTGQAPARGSQLLWGATPCYNVYEAADGYMALGAIEGKFWRRLCEALGRPEYADEQFSPDRFDEMFAWLRETFKRKTRAGWMELLGRENVCVSPILDLDEVLDDPHVKHREMIPEVDDEKLGRMKTLGIPFKFSETPGEIRTSAPALGEHTDEVLKMIGRQTDEIARLKAEGVAR, encoded by the coding sequence GTGTCTCTGCCGCTCGAAGGTATGCGCGTGCTCGACCTTACACGGTTGCTCCCCGGGCCCTATTGCACGCAGCTGCTGGCCGACATGGGGGCCGACGTGATCAAGGTGGAGGATCCCGCCGGAGGAGATTCCCTGCGCTCAAATCCGCCTGTAACCAAGTCGGGCATGAGCATTCATTTTCACGTGCTCAACCGGAACAAGCGGAGCATCGCGCTCGATCTCAAGCGCGCCGACGGCCGCGAGTTGCTGATGGAGCTGGCGGGAACATGGGCAAACGTGCTTGTCGAGCAGTTCCGCCCGGGCGTCATGGATTCACTTCAGCTTGGATATGAGATGGTCAGGGAAGCCAACCCGGGCATTATTTACTGCTCGATCACCGGCTACGGCCAGGACGGCCCGTACCGCGACGCGGCCGGACACGACATCAACTACCTGGGCTACGCCGGAGTTCTGGGGGCGACCGGTCCCGCCGGCGGAGCGCCAACCCTTCCCGGCGTCCAGATCGCGGATCTCGGCGGCGGTGGCATGTCGGGCGCGCTTTCAATCCTCATAGCGTACACGCACATGATGAGGACCGGCGAAGGCCAGCATGTGGACGTCTCGATGATGGACGGGAGCATCTCCTGGCTTTCCATCAACACGGGCGAGGTTCTCACGACCGGCCAGGCGCCGGCGCGCGGCTCGCAACTTCTGTGGGGAGCGACCCCGTGCTATAACGTGTACGAGGCGGCCGACGGGTATATGGCCCTCGGCGCTATCGAGGGAAAGTTCTGGAGGAGGCTGTGCGAGGCGCTCGGGCGCCCCGAGTACGCCGACGAGCAATTTTCGCCCGACAGGTTCGACGAGATGTTCGCGTGGCTGCGCGAAACTTTCAAGCGGAAGACCCGTGCCGGGTGGATGGAACTGCTGGGCCGCGAGAATGTCTGCGTCAGCCCGATACTCGACCTGGACGAGGTTCTCGATGACCCGCATGTAAAGCACCGCGAAATGATTCCGGAGGTAGACGACGAGAAGCTTGGCAGGATGAAGACGCTCGGCATCCCATTCAAGTTCTCGGAGACGCCAGGCGAGATACGGACGTCGGCGCCGGCGCTGGGAGAGCACACCGACGAGGTGCTGAAGATGATTGGACGCCAGACCGACGAAATCGCGAGGCTCAAGGCTGAAGGCGTCGCCCGATAG